The stretch of DNA tgaattgccttgactggaaagcacttttgGTCAAgtcctgttgtttttttaaatgtgctatacaaagacaagtgacttgacttgactgaaGATCTAATACGAGctgtatttttcacatttgcatgacatgaagtcatttggcagatgccTTTGTCTGGGATGACTTACATGCAGAGTACAACACAggggaatggagagagtgaaaatagTGGCATCATCACCAGATGTCATTTGCTTCTTTCAGGACTTTTTATTTGACAATAAACGCCTTCAAAACAGGACAGACGTGTtgtcacactttcacacagtgTTTAATACATCACATATTTTCCACTACAACCCCTGATGTATCATTGGTGCAGAACAGTATAGCCTTGATGACTTACATGCAGAGTACAACACAGGGAAATTGTATAGGATTGATAGGACACAAGAGCCGTCTCTCTAGGTCAAGGTGAAAGAAAAAGTGGGTGGGCTCAATTACAGTAGATAAgcaatgataaaataaaaagcCATTCCAAATTTTTTTGTAGTTTCAGTAGTTAACCACACAAAAGAAATGCCAAAAAAAGTCACTATGCAAATCAGtatgcaaatatgaatgtagCTGAACTATCGGCACTGCAAAATGTAGTTACTAGTTTATTTCCATGTAGTTCACTGCTCCCCAACACTACCATTAAAAGAGGTGAACTATCACCCCTCGATAATTACAAACTCTCAAATAAAAAccagagaagagacagaaaatcACAAGCAGTGAAGAGTTATATTGGATATTGGAACAGAACACTTTTACAAGCATCTTCCAGCACATTCGTCTTCTAGTGCATTCATCTttatctttctttgtttctatctcgtttcttcttctctcacaccATCCAATCAATCTCTCTCCAGTGATAGTAAATCGCGCCTAGCCCCTCTCTGCTTCTAGCAGCCACACGTGTATCCAGAGATAATGTTGTCCCAGTTGCCGGCCAGCCCATTCGACAAGTCCTTCAGGCGGTACTGGATGCCGGCTCTGAACTTGCGCTTATTGCCCTCCTTCTTGATGCGGTCCCAGACGGTGAGGTAGCAGCCCTGGGCCACGACGATCGATGACACGCGGTTGTTCCAACGCCTGGTGATAACGGGTTTATCGTCACCGGGGAAGGAATCGAGGCTGTCACCTCCGCAGCTATGCGCGTAGAGGTAGTGGCTGTCCTCGAACATGCGGGCGCAGACCTTGGCACCGTTGACGTTCGTCAGGGTGGCGGGGTCAGGGCACTGAGCATTAAGCCCgtcccagcacagagcagtgcaCAGGAGCACAGCGATGAGAGTCTTCATCTCGTTTGTCTTTTTCCTTCCTCTGCCTGAAGTCTCTGAGAGTCTCTCTGAGTGGCCCTGCTTTTAAACACCTGTCCCCATACCAGAaaaagcagactcacacacacagatgactatcacacacacgcatacaatacacacacacatacaaaacacagtcacacacacagaggactttcacacacaaactcttatacacacaaacacgcacacacacacacacacacacacacaatgcacacacatacacatacacattcacacacacttcctgggaACCGCTGTGAAGGAACACAGGTGGTTTTTGTGAAGGTGCGTAGAGTATATATTTAACAGAATTGCCACATTAAACAAATAACCAGACATTCAGCACAAGTCCTCATTCCACTGCAGTCAATATTCAAACAATAACGAATGGCAACTGGCAAGGGAGGAAAACTGAGGT from Clupea harengus chromosome 8, Ch_v2.0.2, whole genome shotgun sequence encodes:
- the LOC105892108 gene encoding syncollin-like — its product is MKTLIAVLLCTALCWDGLNAQCPDPATLTNVNGAKVCARMFEDSHYLYAHSCGGDSLDSFPGDDKPVITRRWNNRVSSIVVAQGCYLTVWDRIKKEGNKRKFRAGIQYRLKDLSNGLAGNWDNIISGYTCGC